The segment ctgtgcctcccaggtaactcttccctcctgcccaccccagaTCGCTCCCTTGACCCTGTGGGCACTCGGCCACGCCTGGACTCCATGAGCTCCGTGGAGGAGGACGACTATGACACATTGACCGATATTGATTCAGACAAGAACGTCATTCGCACCAAGGTCTGGTGCTATGCGGCCTGGCCCTGAGTCATGGGTTTCCCAAGGAAAGGAGATTCTGTGTTCGGGCTCTAGCACATCTCCCTCTGGGGTGACATCTTAacgtgttgttgttgttgttgttattgttgttgttgttttgagagacagacagagggcgagcaggggaggggcagagagaaagggagacacagaatccgaagcaggctccaggctccgagctgtcagcacaggggcttgaacccacaagctgcgagatcatgacctaagccaaagttggacgtttaactgactgagccacccaggcatccctctctgGGGTGACATCtgagagaaacaaagggaaagagcTCAGCTGGGGCAGGATAGATTCAGGGGAAACCGACTCCACCCCCAGCGCTTCCGGGCTGATCTGCCAGCAGCAACAGGATGGCCTGGAGCCCCCGCCCGGCAGAACTGCTGCCTGTGTGAGGGGGctcctcctgtccccctctctcccctgggcACGGGGGACTTCTCCCGGGTCTCACTCCAGCTTCTCCCCAGCAATACCTCTATGTGGCCGACCTGGCACGCAAGGATAAACGCGTCCTTCGGAAAAAGTACCAGATCTACTTCTGGTGAGTGGGCGGCATGGCCAGGCCTTCCTGTTATTGGCAGGGTGGTGTGGCGGTGTCTCGGGGCCTGGCCTGCCTCCTCACTGCCGCCCCTCGTCTCACTCCTCAGGAACATCGCCACCATCGCTGTCTTCTACGCGCTTCCCGTGGTGCAGCTGGTGATCACCTACCAGACGGTGAGCGGCAGGGCTGACTCCCTGGGCCCGGGCGGCATGCCCTCGTGGGGCCGCGTGCTCGCCCTCGCCACAGTCTGGGACGTGGCCTGAAGTGCAGAGTGTCCCAGCCTGGGCCACTGGAGCGAGTCAGGTCACGGGACTCAGGTTCCAGATTCTAACTCTCCCTCACCAGCTgggtgatcttgagcaagtcacttaagctCCCAgagcatcagtttcttcatctgcaaaatggggcagcATGATCTCAATGATGGCACCTTCCCCAGCTTGTTGCAGGGTTTATGCAACAAGAGTCATGAGACTTTGTAAGTCTcggtttcccttcccttttctctgtacTATGGGGCAAGAAATTGTGTCACGGTCACGCCCCATGATTTTTAGCCCCACCTGCTGAGGAGGGACAGCGACTGTGCGAAAGAGGGCTGGCCTGGTCTCCGGATGCACACACATGCTGGTTGTGTGGCACTTCCCTGTCCCTTCGAATGGGGCCGGGTGGTGTGGCATGGGCTCAGGCCTGGCTCCCTCTcacctgggctctgggctgagtcaGGTGCTTTAGCGGCCCCTCCGTGCTCCCATGCCCTGCTGCAGGTGGTGAATGTCACAGGGAATCAGGACATCTGCTACTACAACTTCCTCTGTGCCCACCCGCTGGGCAACCTCAGGTGGGGATGGTCTTGAGCCagccagggtgggggcaggggctctgcCAATGCACGTCCCAGGTAGGGAGGAGGCCAGAAGACGGGGCCAAAGCAACGCACCCTGTGTCGCCCCTTCCAGCGCCTTCAACAACATCCTGAGCAACCTGGGGTACATCCTGCTGGGGCTCTTATTCCTACTCATCATCCTGCAGCGGGAGATCAACCACAACCGGGCCCTGCTGCGGAATGACCTCTATGCCCTGGTGAGAGAGCATCTGCCCACTGAGGGCTCGGCTCCAGACCCTTTCTAGCAGGCACGgctcagccctgccctgccctgccctgccctgcccagcccacatCCCACTCCATTCCTCTCTCCCGCTCTCCCTGTCTgggtccctgcctgcctgcctccctccctcccacctctcctcccacctcacctcctcttttccttccttctccccaatAGGAATGTGGGATCCCGAAACACTTTGGCCTGTTCTATGCCATGGGCACAGCCCTGATGATGGAGGGGCTGCTTAGTGCCTGCTATCACGTCTGCCCCAACTATACCAACTTCCAGTTCGGTGAGTGGGGTCTCCCTCTTCCCTGGCTGAACCGTCCTCCGGCATCCCCACATCCCCCACAGGGATCCCCCAGACCCAGCTCTGCAAGGCACTCCAGAGCTGGGctgcctgtgtgcacacacatcctCGCTTACGGAAGAGAGGCAGCTGGGTGCTATTTCCTTCATGTGTTGATTTCTATGGAAAGGCGTGTATAAAACGGAGAAAATGAACATAATTAAGATGTGGTCCCTGATCTCAGGGCGCTCAGACTAAGTTGTCCTTGTTGTCAGGGGGAGTCAGACTGGGTGGCAGCCGGTGGGGTGGTAGTGTGGTGTCAGAGGGACAGTTAAGGGCCTGGAGTCCACCCACCGCCAGCTCGCTCTGCGGCCCCAATGAGGTGGAGGGGCTCTCTGCCGCCCCGACTGTCTGGGCTGGGAGGTCTGTGCTGAGTGCGTGTGTTTGAGCTCACATTCACGTCCCCCAACGCAGACACGTCGTTCATGTACATGATTGCTGGGCTGTGCATGCTGAAGCTCTACCAGAAGCGGCACCCGGACATCAACGCCAGTGCCTACAGCGCCTATGCCTGCTTGGCCATCGTCATCTTCTTCTCCGTGCTGGGCGTGGTGAGGCCCTGACCCGCTGTGCTCGTCCCATAGGGAACGGACACACGTGTGCGCGCACACGCACCCTCTCCACCTCCCGCGGGAGAGATCCCTGCTGCTTCCCTGAGGTGCCTTCCCTGGGCTCCTCGGAGAGCCGCATCTGGCCTGGCAGCGAGCGCTGCTCCCCGGGAGGAAGGGTGGGCTGCGGGAGCGGCCTCCTCAGCGCCTCCTCAGCCCTGCCCGCCGcggcccccccgccccaggtctTCGGCAAAGGGAACACAGCGTTCTGGATCGTCTTCTCGGTCATTCACATCATCGCCACCCTGCTCCTCAGCACACAGCTCTATTACATGGGCCGCTGGAAGCTGGGTGAGGGCCTGCCCGGGGCGGAGCGCGTGAGAGGGGGCCAGCTGGGCCCCGTGGAATGAGGGGTTGGTGGCCTCAGGGACCTGGATTCACAGCAGACTTTGGGTTCTGCCCTCTTGCTGGCGGCCCTGGAAGAATCACTGGGTGAGGAATTTGATGAGGGTTGGCGTGGCTGTGCCCTCTGAAGGCCCGGGGTCCTCTCACGCGGCGCGGGCCAGGGTGACCAGGAAAGAGGGGAGCCCGGGCCCTCAAGCACTTTCCCTTCTTGCAGACTCGGGCATCTGCCGCCGCATCCTCCACGTGCTCTACACAGATTGCATCCGCCAGTGCAGCGGGCCTCTCTACGTGGTACCGGCCCggccccccagccctcctcctccatctACTTACTCTCTTCCCTCTGGCGGGAGGTGGGAGGACCCGCGTGCAACCTAgagcccgggggaggggggggaccgGCTGACTTGGGCCTTCTTCcacttttctccctgtctctcttcccctctctcagtcCCCGTGTCTCTGCTTCCCTCCAGGACCGCATGGTGCTGCTGGTTATGGGCAACATTATCAACTGGTCACTGTGAGTCTGGCCATTGTCCATGGTAGCCTGGCTGGGCGGACGACTGGGGACGTGGCCAGCCACTGGCTGCCTTGGGGGCCACGGACAAATTCTACACTTTGGGCATGAGAAATGGGGGCTGAGGAGAGCACTGTCGGCACGTGGGGTTCTAGAATTTCTGCGGGCCTCTGAACCCAGCCTCACATCATAATAAAACGTGGGGTAGGAGTGAGGGAGAGCCCTTTCCTCGCTCTTGGACCTCCCCTGCTTCACCGGCTCTTCCTCCCTTGCCAGAGCTGCCTATGGGCTCATCATGCGCCCCAATGACTTCGCCTCCTACTTGTTGGCCATTGGCATCTGCAACCTGCTCCTCTACTTTGCCTTTTACATCATCATGAAGGTGAGTGCGGATGGCTCGGCCTCCTCTGCCGGCTGCCCTGCTTTTGCAGGAGGGAGATGGGCGCAGCCCGTCTCCGAGTAGCACTGAGAGGGATCGGGCATTTTTCGTTCCTGTCTTCGCCAgtctggggaggggaaaggctcGGGTCTCTTGCATGTACTCCAGCTGTGTCCAAAGACCCATTTCCTGAGCCCCTTCCATGTTCTAAGAAGGGCGCATGAAACCGGTAGCACCGCAGGCTGTAGTTGGGCAGagcctccctccgccccccctcgccctccccctcgccccctccccccccccccccccccccgcagggcagagggggtgggggcggggctcacTATGTCCGCACAGGCTGGGGCCTCCGAGGGCCAGGTGCGTCCCGGGGACCCTTGTGCCATCCAGCGCAAGGAGAGCCTCCTGGCCGGTCCACCCTGCCAGCGCAGGGCTCTGGACATACGGAGGCCCGGCCAGGGTGAGCGTCAGGGGTGAGGACTCTGGGCTGCTGGTATGGGGCGTACTGAGCTGTGTAGCTGTGTCAGGTGATGGTGTGAATCCGCGATGGCTCCCTAAAGGATCCATCCTGTGCGCTGGGAAGTGGCATCAAGGGCAGGCTGGCGaacgggccgggccggggcctgGCCCTCAGGctgctctcccccccacccccctgccccccagctccGCAGCGGGGAACGGATCAAGCTCATCCCCCTCCTCTGCATTGTCTGCACCTCGGTGGTGTGGGGCTTtgccctcttcttcttcttccagggACTCAGCACCTGGCAGGTGAGTAGTCATCCTGCCGAGAAGGTGGGGAGTCGCCCACAGGCTCGTTGTGAGCCAACAAATGGCCAGTTCTCTTTTCAAACACCATTTGTGAGCACCTGCTGAACTCTGTCACAGCTGccttctcatttaatcttcccaacttTCAGTACACCAGCATGGAGGTATCCCCATTTTACTCATGAGgcagctgaggttcagagaggccaagtgacctgcccaaggtcacacagccagtgagtggcaCAGCTGGGGTTTGAAGCCAGAAATGCCAGGTTCTCCCTTTTGCCTCACAGGCACCCGCCATGAATCAGGCTTCAATTCTGTGATCAGAACTAAGTCTAGCACGGTCTCTTCCTTTGAAGTACTTAAAATCTagttcgagagagagagagagagagagatgaacaatTCCTGGACTGCTCTTTGCAATATGATATAGGAGGTGAAGGTATGGGCAAGACAGGAAGGAGGAATGGACAcgagggcagaggacagaggagatccaggaaagcttcctggaggaggcagactGTGCTCGTGGCCTTATAGGCCTTGGGTGATGAGAAAGCACCCTGTGGCCCACAGATGCTGTGACCTGAGTAACGTTACAGAGGCAGAACTAGACGAGGCAGATTCGGAGTCCGTGAATGCACTAATTTGGGAGCTGAGTGAAAGACTGAGCTCCTGAGGGCAAGGCAGTTCTGGTCTTCTCGGTGGCCTCAGCGTGGGGCACAGACAGTCCCCAGACACAGTAATGTCCGGGCAGGGTTTGCTGGATAGGGTTATGGGTGAGCATGGAGGACCACGAGTGCCTTAGGTCATGGCCCACAGGTCATAGCTCCTGTTGTCCTCGAGCAGGGCTGTGTGACCAACCAATAATACTTTGGAGAAAAAGTGATCCTGGAGTCACTGATTAGAGCAGGGGGCAGAGTCCGAGGCAGGGAACCAAGTTAGGAGGCTTTTGAAGCCTTCTAGTGTCTCCAGGTGATCTCAGTCCTGTGCTCTCTTACACAAAGGGCAGAAGAATCTGAGGGtaaaagtgaaaggaaagggaaggacagAAGCCAGCGTCCTCGGGGAGAAGCGTGTAACAGCCAGTTCTTAGGTGCGGGAGACGAGGCAAGGGCGAGGCAGAGGAGGGTGCTCTCCTGCCTGGCGCCGGGAGCAGGGCAGCCCGAGGGAGCCGGCAGCAGGTCTGGCCCCAGCCTTGGTGGGCAGCGTCCACAGGCggctctccctgttcctccccagAAAACCCCCGCAGAGTCTCGGGAACACAACCGAGACTGCATCCTCCTGGACTTCTTTGACGACCATGACATCTGGCACTTCCTCTCCTCCATTGCCATGTTTGGGTCGTTCCTGGTACGTGAGACTCTTCTGCCCAAGCATGGGGAGAGGCCGAGGCCGGCCCCTTGCCTGTGCTTGACTCAGCGTCCGCCCCCCAGGTGTTGCTGACACTGGACGATGACCTGGACACCGTGCAGCGGGACAAGATCTATGTCTTCTAGTGGGAGCCAGGCCCCTCGCTTTACTCAGGGGGCCCTgagctcctctgtctccctgcccagAGCCCCTGCAGCTCTGGGGGCGTGCATCCCCGCCCTGCAGCCCAGTGTGGGTAGTGGCGGGACAGCGAGGCCCAAGCTTGGCCCGGGACAGTCACAGTGGTGGGCCTGGCGGCTGCCCTCTGCTGAGAAGGAGGCCTCCTCCCGCAAGACCCCAGATGTTGGCCACTTGTTGCTGCTTCTCAGTGTTGAGGGCCTCTCAGGGGCCCTGTCCGTTGGCTCTCCGTCTGTTCCtctgcaggaggaaggaggaaagtgtTGCCCTGCCCAGTTCATGCCTTGCGTTCTGcccgtccctcccctccccacgaGCCTATGACTGCGAGCCCTTTCTTCTCCCCGAGTTCCAGTCCAGGGCCCCGTTGGGCCTGATTCTCTGTCCTGCACCAGGGCCCCATAGCGCTTTGGGGCCATACCTGACTGCCATCACTGCCCATTCCAGCCAGGATGAATGGGCTGTAGGATTTTGGAGGCTGGCCAGCTGGTGCCACGCTTTTGGTGCTATGGCCTAAGAGGGGCTTCAGGCAgtgctgcctcctccctctgaccTGTGCTTGGAGCCGGTTCTGTAGTAATAAGGGTCAGCTCATGTGTGAGAGTCGCCTTTGAGCTGAGGGACTGAATTCAGAGGTCACCTGCCTATGTCGTCAGCCCCCGGACTGATGTTGG is part of the Felis catus isolate Fca126 chromosome D1, F.catus_Fca126_mat1.0, whole genome shotgun sequence genome and harbors:
- the SIDT2 gene encoding SID1 transmembrane family member 2 isoform X2 codes for the protein MFVLGLPFLAFLVASVESHLWVLGPKNVSQKDAEFERTYVDEVNSELVNIYTFNHTVTRNRTEGVRVSVNVLNKQKGAPLLFVVRQKEAVVSFQVPLILRGLYQRKYLYQKVERTLCQPPTKNESEVQFFYVDVSTLSPVNTTYQLRVSRMDDFVLRTGEQFSFNTTAAQPQYFKYEFPEGVDSVIVKVTSNKAFPCSVISIQDVLCPVYDLDNNVAFIGMYQTMTKKAAITVQRKDFPSNSFYVVVVVKTEDQACGGSLPFYPFVEDEPVDQGHRQKTLSVVVSRAVTSEAYVGGMLFCLGIFLSFYLLTILLACWENWRQRKKTLLVAMDRACPESGNPRVLADAFPGSSPYEGYNYGSFENSSGSTDGLVDSSGTGDLSYSYQDRSLDPVGTRPRLDSMSSVEEDDYDTLTDIDSDKNVIRTKQYLYVADLARKDKRVLRKKYQIYFWNIATIAVFYALPVVQLVITYQTVVNVTGNQDICYYNFLCAHPLGNLSAFNNILSNLGYILLGLLFLLIILQREINHNRALLRNDLYALECGIPKHFGLFYAMGTALMMEGLLSACYHVCPNYTNFQFDTSFMYMIAGLCMLKLYQKRHPDINASAYSAYACLAIVIFFSVLGVVFGKGNTAFWIVFSVIHIIATLLLSTQLYYMGRWKLDSGICRRILHVLYTDCIRQCSGPLYVDRMVLLVMGNIINWSLAAYGLIMRPNDFASYLLAIGICNLLLYFAFYIIMKLRSGERIKLIPLLCIVCTSVVWGFALFFFFQGLSTWQKTPAESREHNRDCILLDFFDDHDIWHFLSSIAMFGSFLVLLTLDDDLDTVQRDKIYVF
- the SIDT2 gene encoding SID1 transmembrane family member 2 isoform X1, whose product is MFVLGLPFLAFLVASVESHLWVLGPKNVSQKDAEFERTYVDEVNSELVNIYTFNHTVTRNRTEGVRVSVNVLNKQKGAPLLFVVRQKEAVVSFQVPLILRGLYQRKYLYQKVERTLCQPPTKNESEVQFFYVDVSTLSPVNTTYQLRVSRMDDFVLRTGEQFSFNTTAAQPQYFKYEFPEGVDSVIVKVTSNKAFPCSVISIQDVLCPVYDLDNNVAFIGMYQTMTKKAAITVQRKDFPSNSFYVVVVVKTEDQACGGSLPFYPFVEDEPVDQGHRQKTLSVVVSRAVTSEAYVGGMLFCLGIFLSFYLLTILLACWENWRQRKKTLLVAMDRACPESASLLGNPRVLADAFPGSSPYEGYNYGSFENSSGSTDGLVDSSGTGDLSYSYQDRSLDPVGTRPRLDSMSSVEEDDYDTLTDIDSDKNVIRTKQYLYVADLARKDKRVLRKKYQIYFWNIATIAVFYALPVVQLVITYQTVVNVTGNQDICYYNFLCAHPLGNLSAFNNILSNLGYILLGLLFLLIILQREINHNRALLRNDLYALECGIPKHFGLFYAMGTALMMEGLLSACYHVCPNYTNFQFDTSFMYMIAGLCMLKLYQKRHPDINASAYSAYACLAIVIFFSVLGVVFGKGNTAFWIVFSVIHIIATLLLSTQLYYMGRWKLDSGICRRILHVLYTDCIRQCSGPLYVDRMVLLVMGNIINWSLAAYGLIMRPNDFASYLLAIGICNLLLYFAFYIIMKLRSGERIKLIPLLCIVCTSVVWGFALFFFFQGLSTWQKTPAESREHNRDCILLDFFDDHDIWHFLSSIAMFGSFLVLLTLDDDLDTVQRDKIYVF